A window of Solanum stenotomum isolate F172 chromosome 3, ASM1918654v1, whole genome shotgun sequence contains these coding sequences:
- the LOC125859052 gene encoding uncharacterized protein LOC125859052 produces MDFISGLPRTQRNHDAIWVIVDRLTKSAHFLAIRMDYSLERLAELYINEIVRLYGIRVSIVSDRDVTFTSRFWGSLQEVLVTNRVLEFLPMKPYTGTPLCWSKVGERNFVGPEIVQQTEDKVKIIKDRLKISSDRQKSYADLKRRDIEYQVGDKILERVGPVTYKLSVPPELDKIHNVFHVSMLRRYRADLSHVLPVESIEVNPDLTFNEEPILIQAREVKQLRNKRIPLVKLRHDALGWPEFTVWEHSRICTG; encoded by the exons ATGGACTTTATTTCAGGACTTCCTCGCACTCAAAGGAACCATGATGCAATATGGGTTATTGTGGACAGGCTAACCAAGAGTGCTCACTTCTTAGCAATCAGGATGGATTACTCACTTGAGCGTTTAGCCGAAttgtacattaatgagattgtaagaCTATATGGGATACGTGTATCTATTGTATCTGATCGAGACGTAACGTTTACATCTAGATTTTGGGGCAGCTTGCAGGAAGTTTTGG TTACCAATCGAGTATTGGAATTCCTCCCTATGAAGCCTTATACAGGGACCCCTCTTTGTTGGAGTAAAGTTGGTGAAAGAAATTTTGTTGGTCCTGAAATTGTGCAACAAACAGAGGACaaggtaaaaattatcaaagaTCGTCTAAAGATTTCTTCGGATAGACAAAAGTCGTACGCTGATCTTAAAAGGCGTGACATTGAATATCAAGTTGGAGATAAA atacttgaaaGAGTTGGACCAGTTACATATAAATTGTCTGTGCCACCTGAGTTAGACAAGATCCACAATGTCTTCCACGTTTCTATGCTTAGAAGATATCGTGCTGATCTATCTCATGTTCTTCCAGTCGAATCTATTGAGGTTAATCCTGACTTGACGTTTAATGAAGAACCTATTCTAATTCAAGCTCGAGAAGTAAAGCAACTTAGAAACAAGAGAATTCCCTTAGTAAAG TTGCGACATGATGCACTAGGATGGCCAGAATTTACTgtttgggagcatagtcgtatttgtacaggctAG